The Cyclopterus lumpus isolate fCycLum1 chromosome 12, fCycLum1.pri, whole genome shotgun sequence genome window below encodes:
- the brap gene encoding BRCA1-associated protein isoform X3 yields the protein MSEKDLQDKALGVAKHTLSGKTDLEREAVLHQHIGSRAMGDMVIETFEPGPEQDGEPQAEADVLEGTEASQDAAAEPDSPSKQLPDQISFFSGNPSVEIVHGIMHLYKTNKMTSLTEDVRRSAMVCILTVPATMTSHDLMKLLAPFNDVTEHMKIIRDSTPNQYMVLLKFCTQADADSFYTACNGRQFNSIEDAVCQMVYVERAEVIKSEEGASLPVMELTELPKCTVCLERMDESVNGILTTLCNHSFHSQCLQRWDDATCPVCRYCQTPEPVEENKCFECGVQENLWICLICGHIGCGRYVSRHAYKHFEETQHTYAMQLTNHRVWDYAGDNYVHRLVASKTDGKMVQYECEGDTCHAEKIDALQLEYSYLLTSQLESQRIYWENKIVHLEKETTEEMNNMKVKFKETLERCDNLERRFGEMGKEKQGIEKKCTQLHSRVAKLSQELKEEQEMNRCLRANQTQLQSHLAEEERKGKEIGERKDGAIGELQEQLRDVMFYLEAQQQIEHLPPEARSEIQEGQINIGAGPSDGAGAGPASSSSPFSGRGRRGGRGRKRR from the exons ATGTCGGAGAAGGACCTGCAAGACAAAGCTCTGGGCGTCGCCAAACACACCCTGAGTGGCAAGACGGACCTGGAAAGAGAAGCCGTGCTGCACCAACACATCGGGAGCAGAGCGATGGGCGACATGGTGATAGAGACCTTTGAGCCCGGCCCAG AACAGGACGGAGAACCTCAGGCGGAAGCGGACGTTCTGGAGGGAACCGAGGCATCGCAGGACGCCGCGGCGGAGCCCGACTCCCCCTCCAAGCAGCTGCCGGACCAGATCTCCTTCTTCAGCGGGAACCCGTCCGTGGAGATCGTCCACGGCATCATGCACCTGTACAAGACCAA caaaATGACGTCGCTGACCGAGGACGTGCGACGCAGCGCCATGGTGTGCATCCTCACCGTGCCCGCCACCATGACCAGCCACGACCTCATGAAGCTTCTGGCGCCTTTCAACGACGTCACGGAGCACATGAAGATCATACGGGACTCCACCCCGAACCAGTACATGGTGCTGCTGAAGTTCTGTACGCAG GCCGACGCAGACAGTTTCTACACGGCGTGCAACGGCCGGCAGTTCAACTCCATCGAGGACGCCGTGTGCCAAATGGTTTACGTGGAGCGGGCCGAGGTCATAAAGTCTGAAGAG ggAGCCAGTCTGCCGGTGATGGAGCTCACCGAGCTGCCGAAGTGCACCGTGTGTCTGGAGCGGATGGACGAGTCGGTTAACGGCATCCTCACCACGCTCTGCAACCACAGCTTCCACAGCCAGTGTCTCCAGCGCTGGGACGACGCCAC GTGTCCCGTGTGTCGGTACTGTCAGACACCAGAACCGGTGGAAGAGAACAAGTGCTTCGAGTGCGGCGTCCAGGAG aaCCTGTGGATCTGTTTGATCTGCGGACACATCGGCTGCGGCCGCTACGTCAGCCGGCACGCCTACAAGCACTTTGAGGAGACGCAGCACACGTACGCCATGCAGCTCACCAACCACCGGGTGTGGGACTACGCAGGAG ATAACTACGTCCATCGGCTGGTGGCCAGTAAGACCGACGGGAAGATGGTTCAGTACGAGTGTGAAGGAGACACCTGCCACGCCGAGAAGATCGACGCGCTTCAACTGGAG TACTCGTACCTGCTGACGAGTCAACTGGAGTCTCAGAGGATCTACTGGGAGAACAAGATCGTTCACCTGGAGAAGGAGACCACGGAGGAG ATGAACAACATGAAGGTGAAGTTCAAGGAGACCCTGGAGCGCTGCGACAACCTGGAGCGGCGGTTCGGAGAAATGGGCAAAGAGAAGCAGGGCATCGAGAAGAA GTGCACTCAGCTGCACAGTCGAGTGGCGAAGCTGAgccaggagctgaaggaggagcaggagatgaacCGCTGCCTGAGAGCCAATCAGACGCAGCTGCAGTCGCACCTGGCCGAGGAGGAACGCAAAGGAAAGGAGATCG GCGAGCGTAAAGACGGGGCCATCGGGGAGCTGCAGGAGCAGCTGAGGGACGTCATGTTCTACCTGGAGGCGCAGCAGCAGATCGAGCACCTTCCTCCGGAGGCTCGCAGCGAGATCCAGGAGGGCCAGATCAACATCGGCGCCGGCCCGTCGGACGGCGCCGGAGcaggccccgcctcctcctcctcccccttttccggcagagggaggagggggggccggggcaggaagaggaggtaa
- the brap gene encoding BRCA1-associated protein isoform X1 produces the protein MSVSMVVIRLELADQSPSPQGFQYSAAEDMSEKDLQDKALGVAKHTLSGKTDLEREAVLHQHIGSRAMGDMVIETFEPGPEQDGEPQAEADVLEGTEASQDAAAEPDSPSKQLPDQISFFSGNPSVEIVHGIMHLYKTNKMTSLTEDVRRSAMVCILTVPATMTSHDLMKLLAPFNDVTEHMKIIRDSTPNQYMVLLKFCTQADADSFYTACNGRQFNSIEDAVCQMVYVERAEVIKSEEGASLPVMELTELPKCTVCLERMDESVNGILTTLCNHSFHSQCLQRWDDATCPVCRYCQTPEPVEENKCFECGVQEVELKSDLLFLIHSVIFPQNVTLFLSLSLSLSLSLSLSLSLSLSLSLSLSLSLSLSLSPQNLWICLICGHIGCGRYVSRHAYKHFEETQHTYAMQLTNHRVWDYAGDNYVHRLVASKTDGKMVQYECEGDTCHAEKIDALQLEYSYLLTSQLESQRIYWENKIVHLEKETTEEMNNMKVKFKETLERCDNLERRFGEMGKEKQGIEKKCTQLHSRVAKLSQELKEEQEMNRCLRANQTQLQSHLAEEERKGKEIGERKDGAIGELQEQLRDVMFYLEAQQQIEHLPPEARSEIQEGQINIGAGPSDGAGAGPASSSSPFSGRGRRGGRGRKRR, from the exons ATGAGTGTGTCGATGGTCGTCATCCGCCTGGAGCTAGCCGACCAGTCTCCTTCTCCCCAAGGGTTCCAGTACTCCGCTG CTGAAGACATGTCGGAGAAGGACCTGCAAGACAAAGCTCTGGGCGTCGCCAAACACACCCTGAGTGGCAAGACGGACCTGGAAAGAGAAGCCGTGCTGCACCAACACATCGGGAGCAGAGCGATGGGCGACATGGTGATAGAGACCTTTGAGCCCGGCCCAG AACAGGACGGAGAACCTCAGGCGGAAGCGGACGTTCTGGAGGGAACCGAGGCATCGCAGGACGCCGCGGCGGAGCCCGACTCCCCCTCCAAGCAGCTGCCGGACCAGATCTCCTTCTTCAGCGGGAACCCGTCCGTGGAGATCGTCCACGGCATCATGCACCTGTACAAGACCAA caaaATGACGTCGCTGACCGAGGACGTGCGACGCAGCGCCATGGTGTGCATCCTCACCGTGCCCGCCACCATGACCAGCCACGACCTCATGAAGCTTCTGGCGCCTTTCAACGACGTCACGGAGCACATGAAGATCATACGGGACTCCACCCCGAACCAGTACATGGTGCTGCTGAAGTTCTGTACGCAG GCCGACGCAGACAGTTTCTACACGGCGTGCAACGGCCGGCAGTTCAACTCCATCGAGGACGCCGTGTGCCAAATGGTTTACGTGGAGCGGGCCGAGGTCATAAAGTCTGAAGAG ggAGCCAGTCTGCCGGTGATGGAGCTCACCGAGCTGCCGAAGTGCACCGTGTGTCTGGAGCGGATGGACGAGTCGGTTAACGGCATCCTCACCACGCTCTGCAACCACAGCTTCCACAGCCAGTGTCTCCAGCGCTGGGACGACGCCAC GTGTCCCGTGTGTCGGTACTGTCAGACACCAGAACCGGTGGAAGAGAACAAGTGCTTCGAGTGCGGCGTCCAGGAGGTGGAACTCAAAtcagatcttctttttttaattcactcaGTTATTTTCCCCCAAAACgtcactctttttctctctctctctctctctctctctctctctctctctctctctctctctctctctctctctctctctctctctctctctctctctctctctctctctctctctcctcagaaCCTGTGGATCTGTTTGATCTGCGGACACATCGGCTGCGGCCGCTACGTCAGCCGGCACGCCTACAAGCACTTTGAGGAGACGCAGCACACGTACGCCATGCAGCTCACCAACCACCGGGTGTGGGACTACGCAGGAG ATAACTACGTCCATCGGCTGGTGGCCAGTAAGACCGACGGGAAGATGGTTCAGTACGAGTGTGAAGGAGACACCTGCCACGCCGAGAAGATCGACGCGCTTCAACTGGAG TACTCGTACCTGCTGACGAGTCAACTGGAGTCTCAGAGGATCTACTGGGAGAACAAGATCGTTCACCTGGAGAAGGAGACCACGGAGGAG ATGAACAACATGAAGGTGAAGTTCAAGGAGACCCTGGAGCGCTGCGACAACCTGGAGCGGCGGTTCGGAGAAATGGGCAAAGAGAAGCAGGGCATCGAGAAGAA GTGCACTCAGCTGCACAGTCGAGTGGCGAAGCTGAgccaggagctgaaggaggagcaggagatgaacCGCTGCCTGAGAGCCAATCAGACGCAGCTGCAGTCGCACCTGGCCGAGGAGGAACGCAAAGGAAAGGAGATCG GCGAGCGTAAAGACGGGGCCATCGGGGAGCTGCAGGAGCAGCTGAGGGACGTCATGTTCTACCTGGAGGCGCAGCAGCAGATCGAGCACCTTCCTCCGGAGGCTCGCAGCGAGATCCAGGAGGGCCAGATCAACATCGGCGCCGGCCCGTCGGACGGCGCCGGAGcaggccccgcctcctcctcctcccccttttccggcagagggaggagggggggccggggcaggaagaggaggtaa
- the brap gene encoding BRCA1-associated protein isoform X2 produces MSVSMVVIRLELADQSPSPQGFQYSAAEDMSEKDLQDKALGVAKHTLSGKTDLEREAVLHQHIGSRAMGDMVIETFEPGPEQDGEPQAEADVLEGTEASQDAAAEPDSPSKQLPDQISFFSGNPSVEIVHGIMHLYKTNKMTSLTEDVRRSAMVCILTVPATMTSHDLMKLLAPFNDVTEHMKIIRDSTPNQYMVLLKFCTQADADSFYTACNGRQFNSIEDAVCQMVYVERAEVIKSEEGASLPVMELTELPKCTVCLERMDESVNGILTTLCNHSFHSQCLQRWDDATCPVCRYCQTPEPVEENKCFECGVQENLWICLICGHIGCGRYVSRHAYKHFEETQHTYAMQLTNHRVWDYAGDNYVHRLVASKTDGKMVQYECEGDTCHAEKIDALQLEYSYLLTSQLESQRIYWENKIVHLEKETTEEMNNMKVKFKETLERCDNLERRFGEMGKEKQGIEKKCTQLHSRVAKLSQELKEEQEMNRCLRANQTQLQSHLAEEERKGKEIGERKDGAIGELQEQLRDVMFYLEAQQQIEHLPPEARSEIQEGQINIGAGPSDGAGAGPASSSSPFSGRGRRGGRGRKRR; encoded by the exons ATGAGTGTGTCGATGGTCGTCATCCGCCTGGAGCTAGCCGACCAGTCTCCTTCTCCCCAAGGGTTCCAGTACTCCGCTG CTGAAGACATGTCGGAGAAGGACCTGCAAGACAAAGCTCTGGGCGTCGCCAAACACACCCTGAGTGGCAAGACGGACCTGGAAAGAGAAGCCGTGCTGCACCAACACATCGGGAGCAGAGCGATGGGCGACATGGTGATAGAGACCTTTGAGCCCGGCCCAG AACAGGACGGAGAACCTCAGGCGGAAGCGGACGTTCTGGAGGGAACCGAGGCATCGCAGGACGCCGCGGCGGAGCCCGACTCCCCCTCCAAGCAGCTGCCGGACCAGATCTCCTTCTTCAGCGGGAACCCGTCCGTGGAGATCGTCCACGGCATCATGCACCTGTACAAGACCAA caaaATGACGTCGCTGACCGAGGACGTGCGACGCAGCGCCATGGTGTGCATCCTCACCGTGCCCGCCACCATGACCAGCCACGACCTCATGAAGCTTCTGGCGCCTTTCAACGACGTCACGGAGCACATGAAGATCATACGGGACTCCACCCCGAACCAGTACATGGTGCTGCTGAAGTTCTGTACGCAG GCCGACGCAGACAGTTTCTACACGGCGTGCAACGGCCGGCAGTTCAACTCCATCGAGGACGCCGTGTGCCAAATGGTTTACGTGGAGCGGGCCGAGGTCATAAAGTCTGAAGAG ggAGCCAGTCTGCCGGTGATGGAGCTCACCGAGCTGCCGAAGTGCACCGTGTGTCTGGAGCGGATGGACGAGTCGGTTAACGGCATCCTCACCACGCTCTGCAACCACAGCTTCCACAGCCAGTGTCTCCAGCGCTGGGACGACGCCAC GTGTCCCGTGTGTCGGTACTGTCAGACACCAGAACCGGTGGAAGAGAACAAGTGCTTCGAGTGCGGCGTCCAGGAG aaCCTGTGGATCTGTTTGATCTGCGGACACATCGGCTGCGGCCGCTACGTCAGCCGGCACGCCTACAAGCACTTTGAGGAGACGCAGCACACGTACGCCATGCAGCTCACCAACCACCGGGTGTGGGACTACGCAGGAG ATAACTACGTCCATCGGCTGGTGGCCAGTAAGACCGACGGGAAGATGGTTCAGTACGAGTGTGAAGGAGACACCTGCCACGCCGAGAAGATCGACGCGCTTCAACTGGAG TACTCGTACCTGCTGACGAGTCAACTGGAGTCTCAGAGGATCTACTGGGAGAACAAGATCGTTCACCTGGAGAAGGAGACCACGGAGGAG ATGAACAACATGAAGGTGAAGTTCAAGGAGACCCTGGAGCGCTGCGACAACCTGGAGCGGCGGTTCGGAGAAATGGGCAAAGAGAAGCAGGGCATCGAGAAGAA GTGCACTCAGCTGCACAGTCGAGTGGCGAAGCTGAgccaggagctgaaggaggagcaggagatgaacCGCTGCCTGAGAGCCAATCAGACGCAGCTGCAGTCGCACCTGGCCGAGGAGGAACGCAAAGGAAAGGAGATCG GCGAGCGTAAAGACGGGGCCATCGGGGAGCTGCAGGAGCAGCTGAGGGACGTCATGTTCTACCTGGAGGCGCAGCAGCAGATCGAGCACCTTCCTCCGGAGGCTCGCAGCGAGATCCAGGAGGGCCAGATCAACATCGGCGCCGGCCCGTCGGACGGCGCCGGAGcaggccccgcctcctcctcctcccccttttccggcagagggaggagggggggccggggcaggaagaggaggtaa